Part of the Lolium rigidum isolate FL_2022 chromosome 6, APGP_CSIRO_Lrig_0.1, whole genome shotgun sequence genome, CTAAGGTTCTCACCTGGGGCGATGCCGCTTGGAGGAGGCTAAGGCGAGGTGCCATCGTCAGTAATGTAGGTTTTTCGTTTGGTGTTGACTCGTTCTCTCGGACAGTCGTGGAGGCGAGGGGGGATATGAGCGTAGCTCGGTTGATGCCAGTCTTGGTGCATGGAGGGGTATTATAGCTGCTAATGTTTATTGGAGCTCAGCAGGTGACTCACGATGTCAGTTGCCATTTTTCCACCGTCTCTCATGGGTGTGTGTCGGCCCTCCTCAGCCACTCGATGTAGGCTGGTTTTCCTCCAAGCGAAAGGCCGATGCGGAGGATCTTCGTCCCCTCTCTCTTGGCGCGATGCACCGGTTATGCTACAAATGGTTCGTCCCCAGTAGCATGCGCTTGGACTCAATTGCTTTTCCCACAACTTGTTCAAGGTCCTTTATGTAAGATTCTAGGTTCTCGTTGTTACTTACTTTTCATTAGGGACGTCAATGTACAATGCATTCCACTGAGTGGAATATAATGCAGTTCTAGGTCCTTCAGAACCTCCCTTGTTGAATTTTATTTTGCAAGTGTGGTCTCTGAAATTTCTAAAAAGACGGCAAACTTAAGCAAAATTTACCCCAAACCCAGGTGGGCAGGCCCATCCAGCCCACTCTCTCTTCAGCGCTTCCTCCATGTTGGCTGGTCAGTTCCCTTTCGCCTCTTGTAAAGTAAAGCCCTGCCGCCGTCGCGCTCGTCTCCTCTCCCGCTCGGCCGCTCCCATCGGCGTGAGATCAACACGGAGGGCGGGCTACTTGGAGACCTCACCGGCAAGGGAGCTCCAGTCTTCTCCCCGCTCTCCTCGGAGGAAAGGGTCACCGGAGGCGGCGACCTCATCTGCGATTTCGCCGCTATCAGGAGAGAGCGACCTCGGGACCGGCAACGGCGACTAGTTCTTGCAGTGGATGAACCCGGAGGCGACCAGATAGTTCAGGTATGCTGCATACCTCTCGATTCGGGACCTTCGCCCATCGTCCGAGTGTCAATGCCCAGCTTATTTACTGCTTCACCGTCAGATAACTCCCGCATGGGCACCGCTCGAAGTGACCCAGTTAACAATAATAAGGCAAAATATTTCAATTTTCTTGGTCGCAAAACAAGAAAATATGACAGATGTAAAATAACGGTGCTCCGCCTCTCGTTTGTCTGCAAATGTGTGATTGTTCTGTTGCTTGTTCTGTCTAAATCATGCCTGTTATACCAGTATCACTTCCAGTTCCATAACTTGAACCAGCATATATTGTGGAACAGGAGAGCAGAGCGGTGAGGTTGACTTGATCAATAGGTTTGTGTCTTGTGATACTAGCAGTACACACCAAGGAAGCTAGTGCTGGAACCTCTGAGTTTTGTTGGCGATGGAAGGTAAAGCACAACTAGAGGGAGCGAGCAACGGCAAGAGGCTGACTGTCACCATGGAGGTGGACACCCTTGACTGCCCCATCTGCTTTGAGCCCCTCAAGCCTCCGATATTCCAGGTAAATGCACTATGTCTATAAGCATATCGACCTGTCTTTGTACTCAAGAGTTTATTTCATTTATGATAAAGCTCACTGTAAGAGGTTTGATGAATATATCATTGGATCGATGTACTGCTACTTGTCAAGAAAGTGTTTCCTGTGAACCCATGATATCTGTAGTAGCTGAAATTATGAAGGCGCGCGAACCTTTTCTATTCCAGTGTTCTGTGGGACATTTCCTATCATTTGTCTAATTGTGTAGTTTATCAAAAACAATAGACTAATACGTATAGTTATCTTTGCAAGGACACAGTTAATCTCTTCTCCTCGAGTGTTCCGTATCATTTCTGTATTTGTGTAGTTTATCAAACACAAAAGATTTCTGTTAGAAGTTATATTTACAAGGACACAATCAATACTTTCTCTTCCAGTGTTATTTGGGGCATTTCATATCATTTTGTGGCCTTCTGTAGTTTTTTCTGAAACAAAATATTGCTGTTAGAAGTTGTCTTCACGAGGACCCAGCTAATCCTTTCTCTTCAACAGTGTTCTGTGGGGCATTTCCTATGCTCGTCATGCCGTAGCAAGTACCTGGACAacaagtgccacatatgctcTGCCAAAACTACCTTCAGTCGCTGCTTTGGGATGGAACATGTTGTTCAGTCAGTCAAGGTTCCTTGCTCCAACGCCATGTACGGATGCACCAAGTACGTCACATACTACCAGAGAGTAGAACATGAGAAGGCGTGTGATCCTTGGGTGTGCGCTGCTTGGGGGTGCTTCTGCCCAGTGTCCTCCTGTACCTTCCTTGGGCCAACGGATGCGCTTGAGGACCATTTAACCACTGATCATGGGATTCCATCTACAACCCTCCCAGATTCTGACACGGTCTCTCTCCGGTTACAGCTGGGCTTACATGTTCTGCAACGCAACAGGACCGACTATTTTTTCCTGCTCAAGTTGTCATTGGTGGCTGCTGGACATGCTATCTCAATCATCTGCGTCCAACCTAGCACTACGGAACCCAAGTTCACATGTAATATGAACTACGACTGCTCCGCgactggtttttgtgaaagttcaAGTTGGCATATCAGAAGCTCTTCATTGTCCGATGGATTCCCAGAGGGCTTTGACTTAATTCTGCCCAAGGGAAAGATCCCTGATGATCGAAACGGTATCTTACTCAGAATCACCATCCATCAAGCTTTAAGTGTCAGCAGAGCCAGTCTCCAAATAAAGGGCCCGACTCCTGCTCCTCAAGGAAAGGTTATAGCATTTTCTCTTCAGCGTAAACTGCGTATTCACTGTTCTGATTCATAATATATCTTTGTATTCTAGAGGTTTAGCGTGGTGCTGTTATCATGCCTGGGTTTCAGTGTTCTGTTTCCAGGATGTATGTTCAGAGTCTACGATCTTAAGTATGGTAGTTGTTTCAACAATGCATGTTTCGGTGTTCAGAACTCATGTTGCGACATGTGAGGCAGCCCATGACCTGCTATAAATTAAGTTTAAGTTTATTACATTTCTTTGCTTTTGTTACGTGACTAAGTAGTATGAACCAGTAACTTGTAGTCATCTTGTTTTACACGTCTTGCACGATAACCTTAATGGCTTCACTTTCATTTCCGTGTACATACATGAGACCCGAAGGTTGTAGGTGAAATGTTTACATGAAtcgtaagaatgttttatgtagtTCTATATGCAAAGAAACAAGCTGTACATATCAGTGATGACGCTGGGCATCATAACTAGCCTTTTAACAACTTGGCCATTGCATCTACTGTTTTAAGTTAGAATCAGGTGAAATGGTTACTTGTATCTCTGCAGGTATACTTGAGCATAGATTAGACTTTTGGCAGATAAGATGTCATCTGTTATTGAATAAATATCGTAAACACTATTTGTCCATTAAGTGTATAAATACAGAGGAAGAGTAATCGAATGATTCCTTGTGTGCAAGCTCATGTTACTCCAGTAGTTTCTAACGGATTTTCAAACTAAAATTCAGTTCAAAGATCCTGTGCTCATctgctctctctttttttttacgtGGATCATCATCTGCTCTGTTGAATGGCCTTCTCGCGCCAAGCTACTGAATAGAAGATGGACCTGCTTTGTCTCCTGAGTATATGATTCGATCCCCCGAAGAATCACCTGAGTATATGGAGATGTGATGGAAACTCAGCATCCAGCGGAAACCTGAGAGGGCGAGGGTCAGCACAAGCAATCAGGCACATAAACTGGACAAAGTTGCTGATCAGGCCACACTATTatccaagagaaggaacctgaattTAGTGTCCGAAGTGGAAATATTAGAAACGTAAAACTAACATACATTCGAAATTTTAGTGCCTTCTTGTGCTTCCCACAATGCAGCAGCCCCTTAACTAAGTTCCTACAAACCATGAAACCAGAATGTCATCTGGAGCAGAACAATGTTTAATCGATGCTCGTAGTGCTTTCTTGTGCTCCCGGTGGACCTCTTGGCAGCATTAACCGCAACAATTTAGGCATGTCGTCCTTGGAACTATGTGCCGCTGGGATGCAGCTACATCGCTCGATCACCGACGCTGGGATGCAGCTACATCGCTCGATCACAGACACTTATTGTGGATCGGAGGGACTAGAAAAAACATTTTCTGGATCTAAAGTCTAAACAATCATGTACTTGAATCATGTAGACATATTAATTGTGCTAGTAGGGTATATCCTGTGGCGTAGTCGCGTAGATGAACACTCAGAAACAGAACACGATTGTCAACAAATGGGAGGAAGAAGCGAATCTACTCTACCGATAAGCAGCCATTCTCGCAATTGCAGTTCCCACACCCCGTGCGGTTTCAAAACATTGACAGAGTAGGAAAAGGAAAATAGAGGTTCGCTTTGGAAATCCAGCGACGTCGTACGTGTATGTATCTCCGTAGAATTATTGCGCGTTTCGTCTCATACGACCGAGTTAAAAGCCCACACACCTGCATATGCCATTCCTACTCCGCCTGCATCGCACGAACCGTTGCCACAGCCACCTCCGCCTGCatctgcaagctcaccggcgatgGCACGGGGATCGAAGAAGTAGAAAAAGGACACGAAGAGGAGCCTGGTGTCCGAGCTCTTAGATGACCTCCTCGTCGAGATCATCTCGCGTGTGTCCTAGAAGTACAGTCCCGCTGCTGCAAGTGTATCTGCACGCGGTGGTGCCCTCTCGTGTCGACCGCAAGAAGTTTCCAAGGTTGACCCTCGCTAGCTTCTTCTACAAAAAAGGCCGGGGAGCTGGTGCCCTCTCATGAATATCACCCTCGCATCCCTACTCCGCATCCCTACTCGAATGCCAGAGACTTGATATTGATTTGTTGGACTCCTACAATGGCCTCCTCCTTGTCCGACGCGAACCCGTCACCGAGACATGGGTGGCCATGCCTACTGGATTGTCCGACGAGGTGCTAGGCGCTCGACTTGGGTTCGATCCGATCCCGCTGTCTCTTCTCACTTCCATGCATTTGAGTTGGTGCAAGCCTATACGTGGGAACCGGAAAAGGTGAGGCGCACCAAATGGGTGGGCATCTATTCTTCGGAAACTTGAGTTTGGACACAACAAAGCGCTTGGGACCAGCCCATCATGTTTTACAACAGTTCAAGGAGTGCTGTATTTGTTCTCCTATGATGGTTTTGTTATATCCTTTGTCGGCGCAGAGGAAAATTGCACGGTCACTTGTCGTCCTTCGTCACATGATGATGCTATTGGTTCTGATAATTATCTATCAAGGAAACAATTTTATTTGGCACATAACGATCAGTCCTGGCTTTTGAAGCTAATAGTCGTGGAAATTGGACCTTGAAGCACAATGTTACCCACTTCCAAATGTTGGGGAAAAGGTATTCATCAGCTGTGTGGAAGTATCATGTCATCATCCACCCTGAACACGATGTGGTATTTATACTATATACAAGATTGATCACAAGTAGTCACGTGGTGAAACTAATGTCATACAAAATGGATTCTAGGGAGCTGCATTTTACTCCCTCCCCAAAATAGGATGCATACAGTTTTTAGTTAAAGTCAAACCTTttcaaatttgactaactttgtaGAAAAAACATAAACATCTACAATACCACATGCACACAATAAAtagtatatatttcatgatggttctaCCAAGAGGGTTCAGATTATAAATGTTGACAATTTTTCTATACAGATGGTCAaagtttttcttttttactttgacTCAAAACTATATGCATCATATTTTGGGAAGAAGGGAGTCGGGAGATACCTGATTTTCAATTGGGTTGCACGACTTCTTAtcttaaatactccctcttgcccAGTTTATGTTGCGCATAATTTTTCGTGCAAGTCAAAGTGTGCAAACTTTGACCCAGGATATAGATAATAATAATACAAAGATCTACCACAACAactgcatataatatgaaaatatatttcataacaattctaaaaatatatttcacaacaGATGATTAAATTTTACGAAGTTCGACGTTGACCAAAccttatatgcaacatattttgagCAGGAGGGAGTATGTTCCTTCCTTTGAAGAATCATTAGAAGATGGGAACTAGAGCCTAGTGCAGTTTCACAATTGTGTATCTTTTATTTTAAACAAAATATTTGTCTATATTGGATTATTGGATAGCCATCACTAGTAGAACACGTCTAGGCTTACATACAATTTTTTTACCACATTATCCTATCATATTTCTGTAAACTCTAACCAGTGCTTTAATTGACACTTCCATTATGTTTCTCTTCAGACTAGAGTAAGCAGTGGCAGAAAATTTCTTAAATGGTTCTTTTTTCCTACAAACTTTTGTGTTACcacactctttttttttttttttgtaaatccaTTTTGTGGCTTCCCTATTGTGTTTGATGTGCTGATCATTCAGACAACCTGAACTATGAAACTGGCATTTTGTGGCTTCCCTATTGTGCTTGATGTGCTGATCATTCGGACAACCTGTACAAGGACAACCTGAACCATGATTAGTAGACCAATGAAAGTAACGATGTGGAATCGCAATTAATGGATAATATTATGATACTATATTATAGCGGATGAAACAagaaaatttaataaaaaaagatCGCATTCAAAAGTTTGTATTGCATGCGGCTCGGGACAAAAATGGATAGTGAATTAGTGAATCAACGGAATCGAGTTGTTCTAAGGATTCGGCAGTCTAGAAAATGAGTCGAAGTTACTAGAATAATGGAGTAAGTTAATTTCATGTACATGATAGCTAGCAAGAGGTGCAGGTAGGATGTACCTCAACGTGCTTTTCTTCTAATCGTGGTTTTCGACTGCTGGATACACTACGTATTTGTACAGCCCAGAAGTTATACACCGGTTTGTTTAGGATGTTGATAACAAGATAATTTTCTTCCTTCGTAGCTGGGATGCTTTGAGGTGTGCTCCGCGACTCTTGATTACCCATGATCTTCGTCTCAGTGGGATGCCGGCTGCAACAACATGCGATGTATTTTATTTATAATGTTTGGGGGTGGAGGGAGACACGATAAAGCGTGGAGGGAGACACGGAAGCGCAAGATCGCGCGCCTGAGAGCTATGCATTAGCCGCTAGAAAAGAGCCCTTTCCTAGTTAGAAGAGTAAAAATGAAATACGTTGGAAAATTATTTTGTTCTTTAAATTTGGCAAAACAAAAGATGAAAGGAAAATTCTAACAGAAGGTGCCGCTCGGGCAATctcgggcgcgtttggtaggctgcatcGATTTTCTGGCTCACTGCGCTAGTGAGATGTGCTTACCTGCGCGCTGCGAACGGGCCATGAGCCACGCGTCATTTGGTAGCCTGTGTTGCATTGTTAGACACTCAGATGCTATTTCGTTTGGTTGCTCTTTATTAGTCTGCAAATCTGAGCAGATACAACTTACAGGTGTTTGGTTGCTCTATATTAGTGTGTATAATATTGTTTGATATCTACTAATCCTCTACTTACCAGCTAATAAATCATATTTAGCCAAACTCATCATCAACCCCACAGCCCCAACAAAGATGAGGCCAGCACGGGACGAGGCCGGTGAGCGCCAAGACCTGCAACTAGCGTGCGCGGGCAAGCGGGGCGTTACAAAGCACGGCGCGGCGAGGGCGGAGGCGTCGTGGCATGGCGCATGCGTGTGCGGGCGTGGGGGCGCCGCGGAGCGGCTAGTGCGCGGCCTGGCGAGGACGCCGCGGCCGGCGCGAGGATGGCctagcgcgggcgcgggcgcgggcgccgcgGCCGGCGCGAGCGCAGCCTCGGCATGCGGCGGGCGGCCAGGGGTCGGGCGCGCGCCGGCGCGGGCGGAGGCGGGGGCGCGCGTGTGGCCAGGGCCGGCGCGCGGAGGCGGGTGCGCCGCGGGCAGCCAGGGCCGGCACGCGGCCGACGCGAACGCAGGCGGGGACGGGGGCgggcggtgatgacccacaagtataggggctgtatcgcagtatcttcgataagtaagaatgtcgatcccaacgaggagcagaaggtgttgacaagcagtttcgatgaaggattcactgtaaatgctcacagacaagtattcgggggttttgatgtaacggatgaataaagtacgagtaagtaaagtgcgagagtaataattgcagacgagtggcccaatcccttttagcacaaaggacaagccgggttgtttacttataatgaccaaacgttctcgaggacacacgggattttagtctagtgctttcgctacatacggctaattaatcttcattgttttgataagtgttgggtgggtgaacctatgctaatgtaccgcccttcctaggactaatacatacttgtgattataccccttgcaagcatccgcaactacaagaaagtaattaagataaatctaaccacaaccttaaactctgagatcctgcgatccctcctgcatcgatataccaacgggggctcaggtttctgtcactccggcaaccccgcaattggcaaacgagtacaagatgtattcccctaggcccataaaggtgaagtgtcgtgtagtcgacgttcacacgacaccactagaagaataacaccacaacttaaatatcataacattgaatattactcaaccatacttcactactaacatttagacttcacccatgtcctcaagaactaaacgaactactcacgagacatcatatggaacatgatcagaggtgatatgataatgaataacaatctgaacataaaccttggttcaacggtttcagtcaatagcatcaataacaagtagaaatcaacaccgggagagtttcccctatcaaacaatcaagatcaaacccaaattgctacagcggtgacgaggtgcagcggtggagacggcggtgatgatgatgaagatgatggtgatggtgatggagatgatgtccagctcgatgacggtgacgatggcgtcgatttcccctccgggagggaatttccccggcggattcctacccgccggagagctcttttctctctggtgttctccgccccgcagaggcggctgtggctccgttcgacgtacccctctggcttaggttttcgggacgaaggcatacgcgaagaaaaggaggcgagaggggctgtgggcccctctctcacgggcggcgcggccgggcagggcccgcgccggctccgtaagggggcccatggcggccctcctcagctcccccttccggctcccttcgtcatccggaaaaataggaattttcgtataatttccttcaactcgttgatcttccgaaatattgcattccgacggtgctttttctagcgtaatctcggctccggtgtgcgatccccaaataatcatgaaacatgcaaaatagatgaaataacataagtatcatctccaaatatgaaatatatcaatgaataacagcaaattatgatataaaatagtgatgcaaattggacgtatcaactcccccaagcttagacttcgcttgtccccaagcgaaaccgaactcggtaaacaggaccacatgtttatggagtgaagagtcgataaataaaatacggacaagaagcatcatattcattcacacaagacattctagtaaacaacttcctcatataattcaacttgaaacaagtataaggtaatcacaaataaaggtgcataagaaatcatagttggtgatggcaaacttcgttcttggtcagagaacagttaacagattatactcatctattgagcagcgctcttatgttaaagcttatggtaaacttgcatactcaatcataatgatctttgataacttgcaaagctatattcattcagataaaacttgtactaaacaaggaagagtaaagacatgatgaagcaaatcacaatataatggtttgatcacaacaactccaatgcttgcttgagatggatggaaataggtttactgactcaacataaagtaaaagacatgcccttcgcagagggaagcagggattaaatcatgtgctagagctttttcagttttgaaatcatataaagagaataaaagtaaagttttgagaggtgtttgttgttgtcaacgactggtagcgggtactctaacccccttgccaaacagacctccaaagagcggctcccatgaaggacgtcatctctaccagcaaggtagatcatccctcttctcttttgtttacacatgtactttagtttatttaaggatgacactcccccaacctttgcttacacaagccatggctaaccgaatcctcgggtgccttccaacaatctcataccatggaggagtgtctattgcaaaattaagttgcttactcgatgaatcgaggcaaaacatgtgaagagaattattaatgagagttgattaattggggctgggaaccccgttgccgctcttttcgcaaaattataggataagtggatgaagccactagtccattagtggaagctgcctaacaagatctgaaagataaaacaccacatacttcctcatgagctataaaacattgacacaaataagaagtaataaattttgaattgtttaaaggtagcacatgaagtatttacttggaatggcgtaaAAATACCATgcaagtaggtagatatggtggacacaaatggcataggtttgggttcaggtttggatgtgcgagaagcattccctctcgacacgtgtctttggctagcaaggctaattagcaagcataagagttgagggaaacaaacaaatatacatgtgatagacataatcatgcatctttcttgcaagcacaaacaattttaacttcagaataataaactatgagctaacaagaaaggaagacaatgaaacaactatatgtatttctcttttctacttaaacctcaaggtgttgttactattgaccaatgctaagtttgccaaaaccaaatagatttactcaatgctcccaaagtggtaccaatactaaaatcaagatcaatcatatactaGAAATTGNNNNNNNNNNNNNNNNNNNNNNNNNNNNNNNNNNNNNNNNNNNNNNNNNNNNNNNNNNNNNNNNNNNNNNNNNNNNNNNNNNNNNNNNNNNNNNNNNNNNataagcccatagtgcttccttcaatttactagcccaattctttctagttttattaacagtcttttgcaagatagatttaatttctctatttgatagttctacttgcccactagtttgtggatgataagcggaagcaattctatgattaataccatatttagcaagagtctttctaaaaccaccgtgaataaaatgagaacctccatctgtcataatatattaggaactccaaatctaggaaaaataatatctaaaagcatttttaaagaggtctcaccatcagcactttttgtaggtatggcttctacccatttagtaacataatcaacagcaacaagtatatgagtgttaccttctgaagagggaaaaggtcccatgaagtcaaatccccaacaatcaaacggttcaataacgagagtataattcataggaatttcattgcgtctggagatattaccaaccctttgacattcatcacaagataaaataaacctccttgcatctttgaagagagttggccaataaaaacctgattgcagaaccttttgcgcggttctatctccggcgtgatgtcctccataagcactaccatgacatttactcaatatctcttgttgttcatattcgggaacacaccttcgcgagaataccatccactccttctttatataagtgtgggtcatcccaaaaataatgcctcaagtcataaaagaatttcctcctttgcttgagctgaaaaggttggaggcaagtacttggaaacaataaagttagcataattagcataccaaggactgtctcgcgagctcacctttattacagccaattgttcatttggaaaactatcattaacgggaacgggatcataagcaatattttccaatctagacaaattatcagcaacggtattatcagcaccttttctatctacaatatgtaaatcaaattcttgcaaaagaagtacccatctaataagccttggcttagcatctttctttgtcataagatatctaattgcagcatgatcggtatgaattgtaacttttgaatcaacaatataagatctaaacttatcacaagcaaagactacagctaacagttctttttcagttgtagcataatttctttgagcagcatcaagagttttgcta contains:
- the LOC124667450 gene encoding E3 ubiquitin-protein ligase SINA-like 7; translated protein: MEGKAQLEGASNGKRLTVTMEVDTLDCPICFEPLKPPIFQCSVGHFLCSSCRSKYLDNKCHICSAKTTFSRCFGMEHVVQSVKVPCSNAMYGCTKYVTYYQRVEHEKACDPWVCAAWGCFCPVSSCTFLGPTDALEDHLTTDHGIPSTTLPDSDTVSLRLQLGLHVLQRNRTDYFFLLKLSLVAAGHAISIICVQPSTTEPKFTCNMNYDCSATGFCESSSWHIRSSSLSDGFPEGFDLILPKGKIPDDRNGILLRITIHQALSVSRASLQIKGPTPAPQGKVIAFSLQRKLRIHCSDS